The Prevotella melaninogenica genome has a segment encoding these proteins:
- a CDS encoding YhcH/YjgK/YiaL family protein: protein MIIADLSACHRYYGLHPRMKEMLEYILQHDFSQHEAGRITLDADDLFINLDEVELKRKEAQRLEFHKNYIDIQVPLLQDETMGWTALSDLGEPDIAYNPERDCGFYTQDAKEYFRVKPGQFTIFFPEDAHAPIIGEGKQRKLVGKIRV from the coding sequence ATGATAATAGCAGATTTAAGCGCATGCCATCGCTACTATGGACTACATCCAAGAATGAAGGAGATGCTGGAGTATATCCTCCAACATGATTTCAGCCAACACGAAGCAGGACGCATAACCCTCGATGCTGACGACCTCTTCATCAATTTAGACGAGGTAGAACTGAAGCGTAAAGAAGCGCAACGATTAGAGTTCCACAAGAACTATATTGATATTCAAGTACCCTTATTGCAGGATGAGACAATGGGCTGGACAGCTTTGTCTGACTTAGGTGAACCTGATATTGCCTATAATCCTGAGCGAGATTGTGGCTTTTATACACAAGACGCAAAGGAATACTTCCGTGTTAAGCCAGGGCAATTCACCATCTTCTTCCCAGAGGATGCCCATGCACCTATCATTGGAGAAGGGAAACAAAGAAAGTTGGTTGGGAAGATTAGGGTGTAG
- a CDS encoding iron ABC transporter permease — protein sequence MKRNILLFICLATSILLLFGLNLTTGSVQIPFADVLDILCGRFAGKESWEYIILENRLPQTLTAILCGASLSVCGLMLQTAFRNPLAGPDVFGISSGAGLGVALVMLLLGGTVSTSIFTVSGFLAILTAAFVGAIAVTALILFLSTLVRNSVLLLIVGIMVGYVSSSAVSLLNFFASEEGVKSYMVWGMGNFGGVSMNHIPLFSILCLIGIIASFLLVKPLNILLLGPQYAESLGISTRQIRNILLVVVGLLTAITTAFCGPISFIGLAIPHIARLLFHTENHQILLPGTVLSGAVIALLCNFICYLPGESGIIPLNAVTPLIGAPVIIYVIIQRR from the coding sequence ATGAAACGGAATATTCTTCTTTTTATATGCTTAGCAACAAGTATCCTACTTCTATTTGGATTGAACCTTACAACAGGTTCTGTTCAGATCCCCTTTGCTGATGTATTGGATATTCTGTGTGGTCGTTTTGCGGGAAAAGAAAGCTGGGAATATATTATTTTAGAGAACCGACTCCCTCAAACACTCACTGCCATACTCTGTGGAGCATCGTTGTCAGTTTGTGGTTTAATGCTTCAAACAGCCTTTCGCAATCCTTTAGCAGGTCCAGATGTATTTGGAATCAGTTCTGGCGCAGGTTTAGGTGTTGCCTTGGTGATGCTACTATTGGGTGGGACTGTCTCTACTTCTATCTTTACTGTTTCAGGCTTTCTTGCCATTCTTACCGCAGCTTTCGTTGGAGCAATCGCCGTAACAGCACTCATCTTGTTCCTTTCCACTTTAGTTCGCAACAGTGTTTTATTACTGATAGTGGGTATTATGGTGGGATATGTTTCTTCTTCAGCTGTTTCTCTTTTGAATTTCTTTGCATCAGAAGAAGGTGTGAAAAGCTATATGGTATGGGGAATGGGCAATTTTGGAGGTGTATCAATGAATCATATCCCTCTGTTTTCTATTCTTTGTTTAATAGGTATTATTGCATCTTTTCTATTGGTGAAGCCACTAAACATCCTACTCTTAGGACCACAATATGCAGAGAGTTTAGGGATTAGCACACGCCAGATTCGCAATATACTATTAGTAGTCGTAGGTCTGTTAACAGCCATCACAACCGCTTTCTGTGGTCCTATTTCATTTATCGGGTTAGCTATTCCACATATAGCCCGCCTCTTATTCCATACTGAGAATCATCAGATACTTCTTCCAGGAACAGTGTTGAGCGGTGCTGTAATCGCTTTACTTTGCAATTTTATTTGTTATCTTCCTGGCGAGTCAGGTATAATCCCACTTAATGCTGTCACCCCACTCATCGGTGCCCCCGTTATCATTTACGTAATTATTCAGCGTAGGTAA
- a CDS encoding ABC transporter substrate-binding protein: MRQLLVFTLSILLFLSCGNNQKQVADKSEKGEKTELQYARNITIERTKDYVVVRLLNPWKAGTVLHTYYLVERGKDVNVPDDGTKVVIPLRKSVIFTTAHANLVEMLQAQKAIAGVADLKYMIIPDIQKHARIRGGIVDCGDAMKPDVERIIDLNADAILLSPFENNGGYGRLEQIGVPIIECADYMERSALGRAEWMKFYGILFGREQEADSLFAVVKQSYKSLSQKASQSKITRSVLPDRKVGAVWYLPGGESSVGLLYKDAHGRYAYSNDKHSGSLAMPFETILDKFAQSDFWILSYNGNFNRRVLLSEYQGYAKLKPYQTKEIYGCKVDSKPYFEEVSWRPDWLLSDLIQLFHPDLKIAPLRYYQKVED, translated from the coding sequence ATGCGGCAGTTATTAGTATTTACCCTCTCCATTTTACTGTTTTTATCGTGTGGTAATAATCAAAAGCAAGTGGCTGATAAAAGCGAGAAAGGAGAGAAAACAGAACTACAGTATGCTCGAAATATTACAATCGAACGTACAAAAGATTATGTGGTTGTACGTTTGTTGAATCCTTGGAAAGCGGGAACCGTTCTACATACTTACTACCTTGTTGAACGCGGAAAGGATGTAAACGTTCCTGACGACGGAACAAAAGTTGTCATTCCCCTTCGCAAGAGTGTTATCTTCACGACAGCCCATGCAAACCTTGTTGAGATGCTTCAGGCACAGAAAGCGATTGCTGGTGTTGCTGATTTGAAGTATATGATTATCCCTGACATTCAGAAACATGCAAGAATAAGGGGCGGCATTGTAGACTGTGGTGATGCGATGAAGCCTGATGTAGAGCGAATTATAGACCTAAATGCAGATGCAATACTACTTTCTCCCTTTGAAAACAATGGTGGTTATGGTCGTTTAGAACAGATAGGAGTACCCATCATTGAATGTGCCGACTACATGGAGCGTTCTGCTTTAGGGCGTGCTGAATGGATGAAGTTTTATGGTATTCTCTTTGGGCGGGAGCAAGAAGCCGACTCCTTATTTGCTGTTGTTAAACAAAGCTATAAGTCTTTAAGCCAAAAGGCAAGTCAAAGTAAGATTACTCGTAGTGTCTTACCTGACAGAAAAGTGGGTGCAGTGTGGTATCTACCGGGTGGCGAGAGCAGTGTGGGTTTACTATATAAAGATGCACATGGACGTTATGCTTATTCAAATGATAAGCATAGTGGAAGTCTTGCAATGCCTTTCGAAACGATCTTGGATAAGTTCGCACAAAGTGATTTTTGGATATTAAGTTATAATGGTAATTTCAATCGCCGAGTCTTATTGTCTGAATATCAAGGTTACGCAAAGCTAAAACCTTATCAGACAAAGGAAATATATGGCTGTAAGGTAGATAGTAAGCCCTACTTTGAGGAGGTCAGCTGGCGTCCCGACTGGTTGCTCTCAGACTTGATTCAACTTTTCCATCCCGACTTGAAGATTGCCCCACTACGTTACTATCAGAAGGTAGAAGATTGA
- a CDS encoding SLC13 family permease yields MAEEKTNELGNHIEMKKVWELLAIVVVTAIIWNLPTSSFGIDGLTVVQQRIIAIFVFATLSWLTECIPAWATSLSIMSIMCVTVSKNAFGVFKGDGIGELLDSKEIMASFADPIIMLFLAGFILAIAASKSGLDTLLARNLIKPFGNKSENVLLGFLLITGLFSMFISNTATAALMLTFLTPVFAALPANGKGRIALTMSIPIAANLGGMGTPIGTPPNLIALKYLNDPAGLNMNIDFMHWMAFMAPLVIVLLLLSWRIILYFFPFTQKTIHLKIDGEVHRGWRMWVVIVTFIVTILLWVIPKDVTGIDTNTVSMIPMAIFAITGVITAKDMQEINWSVIWMVAGGFAIGLGMNGSGLADAAIESIPFGNWSPIVILAISGLICYFLSNFISNTATAALLVPILAVVCRGMGDKLGGIGGTSTVLIGIAIAASTAMCLPISTPPNAIAYSTGLVKQNDMLKVGLTSGLVSLILGYILLYFIGQIHFLG; encoded by the coding sequence ATGGCAGAAGAAAAGACTAACGAACTTGGTAATCACATTGAGATGAAAAAAGTCTGGGAACTTTTGGCGATCGTTGTGGTTACAGCCATTATTTGGAATCTTCCCACAAGTAGCTTTGGCATTGATGGGTTGACCGTAGTACAGCAACGCATTATTGCAATCTTCGTGTTTGCCACCTTGTCGTGGCTAACAGAGTGTATCCCTGCATGGGCAACGTCGCTGAGTATCATGTCTATCATGTGCGTCACTGTATCCAAGAATGCTTTTGGAGTATTCAAAGGTGACGGGATTGGTGAGTTACTTGACTCAAAGGAAATCATGGCATCCTTTGCTGACCCTATCATTATGCTCTTCCTTGCGGGCTTTATCTTAGCGATAGCAGCATCGAAGTCGGGACTTGACACGCTCTTGGCACGTAATCTTATTAAGCCTTTTGGTAATAAGAGTGAGAATGTTCTTTTGGGTTTCCTACTTATTACAGGACTCTTCTCTATGTTCATCTCAAATACTGCAACAGCGGCATTGATGCTTACTTTCCTTACTCCAGTCTTTGCAGCGCTACCTGCTAATGGTAAGGGACGTATTGCCTTGACAATGTCTATTCCTATTGCAGCCAACCTCGGTGGTATGGGAACACCGATTGGAACACCTCCTAACCTTATTGCTCTTAAATATCTCAATGACCCAGCTGGTCTTAATATGAATATTGACTTCATGCACTGGATGGCTTTCATGGCACCGCTTGTGATAGTTCTGCTTTTGTTGTCATGGAGAATTATTCTTTACTTCTTCCCATTCACACAGAAGACTATTCATCTGAAGATTGATGGTGAGGTACACCGTGGATGGCGTATGTGGGTTGTTATCGTAACCTTTATTGTAACAATCCTTCTATGGGTAATTCCAAAGGATGTCACAGGTATTGACACTAACACCGTTTCAATGATTCCAATGGCAATCTTTGCTATCACTGGTGTTATCACTGCTAAGGATATGCAGGAGATTAACTGGAGTGTCATCTGGATGGTTGCAGGAGGTTTTGCTATAGGCTTGGGAATGAACGGTTCAGGCTTGGCAGATGCTGCTATTGAGAGTATTCCATTCGGCAATTGGAGTCCTATCGTTATCCTTGCTATCTCTGGTTTGATTTGTTATTTCCTTTCTAACTTCATTTCAAACACAGCAACTGCAGCATTGTTGGTTCCAATCCTCGCTGTAGTATGCCGTGGTATGGGCGACAAACTTGGTGGTATTGGCGGTACAAGCACCGTCCTTATCGGTATTGCCATTGCTGCCTCTACTGCAATGTGTCTCCCTATCTCTACGCCACCGAATGCTATTGCTTACTCAACAGGACTTGTCAAGCAGAATGATATGCTTAAGGTGGGTCTGACCAGCGGTCTTGTTTCCCTTATCTTGGGTTACATCTTACTTTATTTCATTGGTCAGATACACTTCCTTGGATAA